From the genome of Brevundimonas sp. NIBR11:
AGGCCGATCCCCGCGCTGACCGACAGATTCAGCGACCGCGCCTCCGGCAGGATCGGGATGAAGACCCGCGCATCGGCCGCTGCGTGGACGAAGTCGGGCGCCCCCGAACTTTCCGATCCGAACAGAAGCGTGTCGTCCGGCCGAAAGACGAACTCCGTCAGCGGCGTCGCCCCCTTCGTCGTGAACAGACAGAGCCTTCCCGGCCCCCGCGCGGTCTGAAACGACGCCCAATCCCCATGACGCGTCATGTGCGACAGGGGGCCGTAGTCGAGCGCCGCGCGCTTCATCGCCCGGTCGTCGAACAGGAAGCCCGTGGGCTCGACAATGTGCAGCTCGACCCCGAAACATGCGGATAGCCTGATGCAGGCGCCCACGTTCTGGGGAATGGCCGGTTGAAAAAGGGCGAGACGCATTCTAAGGCCCTCCATACGCGCGGGCAGGGGTCTTGTCGCGGTCAGTGTTGCGAGCGGTTCTCAAGTAACCTCAGCACCTTGTGGCGATCCGCC
Proteins encoded in this window:
- a CDS encoding tRNA (cytidine(34)-2'-O)-methyltransferase; the protein is MRLALFQPAIPQNVGACIRLSACFGVELHIVEPTGFLFDDRAMKRAALDYGPLSHMTRHGDWASFQTARGPGRLCLFTTKGATPLTEFVFRPDDTLLFGSESSGAPDFVHAAADARVFIPILPEARSLNLSVSAGIGLFEGLRQTGGAGSATRG